Below is a genomic region from Candidatus Sulfotelmatobacter sp..
GCGCCTTGAGCGCCGAAGGCATCCTGTCGGCCAAGCCCATGCTGTTCCTCACCGACGGCAATGTGGGACCCGACGCGGTGATCGAGCAGGTGCGCTCGGTCGGCATCCCGGTCGTGGTGCTCCATCCCGGGGCGACGCCCGACAGCGCTCAGTGGCTGCTCGCCGAGTTGGGTCGCCGCTTTCATCACGAGCACGATGCGGAGCAGGTGTTGAAGCGCTGGCGCGCCGGAATGGACTCGGTCCGGCGCGACTCGGCGCGCGTCGTCGGACCCCGGCCGCGCGTGCTGTTCATGCACTTCGGCCAGATCGTGAACAACTACCTCGGCATCCGCTCGGGAACGCCTGCCGATCTCATTCTGCATTGGGCCGGCGGCGTGAACGCGCTCGACTCCCTGGGCGGCATGAGCCGTCTGACTCCCGAGAGCATCGCGCGCGCGGCGCCCGACGTGATCGTCGCCACCGACGTGGGCTTCGACCGGGTGGGCAGCGCGGCGAAGTTCGCCGAACTGCCGGGCGTGTCGCTCACTCCGGCGGCAAGGAACGGACGCATCTACCGCATCGACGAGACCGAGATCATGTACTTCGGTCCCCGCACACCGGCCGCGGTTCGTCATCTCGCCTCGATGCTCCACCACTGACGTGTCGAACCGGGGCCACGACACCGCGTTGCTGGCGACGCTCGCCATCGTGCTGGCGGTGTCGCTGGCCGCCGCCGCGTGCCTCGGCGCCTATGGGTTCTCGCCGGGGCGACTCTTCGACCTCGTCGCGCAGGGCGCACGATGGAGGGCGGCGCGCGACGCCGACGCGATCGATCGCGACGTCCTGCTCACGCTCCGGCTGCCGCGTGTCCTGGCCGGCGCTCTGACTGGAGCCATCCTCGGAGCGTGCGGCGCGGTGATGCAGGGGCTGTTTCGCAATCCGATCGTGGAACCGGGTCTCACCGGCACCTCGGCGGGAGCGGCGTTCGGCGCCGCGCTGGTGTTCGTGTTCGGCGTTCCGGTGTTCGCGCCCGGGGCGTCCTGGGGACTGTTGGCGTTGCCGGTCGTGGCGTTCGCCGGGGCGCTGTGCGCCACGCTCCTCACCTATCGAGTGGCCGCGTCGTTTGGAAGGCTCCATGTGTTCACCCTGCTGCTCGCGGGAATTGCGATCAACGCGGCCTGCAATGCGGGTAGTGGGCTGCTCTCCTATTTCGCCAGGGATCCGCAGGCGCGCAACATTACGTTCTGGAGCCTCGGCACGTTCACCACGGCGAGCTGGTCCTCCGTGTTGATCGTGGCGCTGGCGGCCGGCGTCGGCTGGGTCGGCATCGCCCCCGATCTCAAGTCGCTCAACGCCCTGATGCTCGGCGAGGACGAAGCCCTGGCGCTGGGAGTCGACGTTCGCAGGCTCACGCGCCGCCTGCTGGTGCTGTGCACGATGATGGTGGCGGCGGCGACCGCGACCGTCGGCGTGATCGCGTTCGTCGGCCTGGTCGTGCCGCATGCGCTGCGCCTGATCCGCGGCTCGAACCACGAATTCCTGGTGCCAGCCTCCGCGCTGCTCGGCGCTTCGTTCATGCTTTGGGTCGATGTCGCGGCACGACTCGTCATCCGGCCGGGCGAGCTGCCGATCGGCGTGATCACCGCGGTGGTGGGAGCACCCGTGTTCCTTCTGCTGCTGTTGCGCGCCCAGCGGGCGGCCACCGGGAGCGCGGATGATTGAGCTGCGCGACGTCGCGTACTCGGCGGGAGGTCGCTCCATTCTCGACGGGCTCGATCTCCACTTCCCAGCCGGCGCCCTGACGGTGCTGTTGGGACCCAACGGCGCGGGCAAGTCGACCACTCTGCGCATCGCGGCCGGGCTGCTTCGCCCGGCTCGCGGCGAGGTCTTCTACTCGGGCCGGCCGATCTCCGCGCTGTCGACGCTCGAGCTGGCGCGCCGGCGCGCGGTGCTCTCCCAGCACGCCGAGCCGGCGTTTCCGCTCACCGCCGGCGAGGTGGTCGAGATGGGACGCTACCCTCATTACCGCGTCGCTCCGAGCGCGCGGGACCGGGCCGCGATCGACGCGGCCCTCGCTGCCGTCGACATGGTGCCGCGCCGCAATCAACGGTTCTCCACGCTCTCGGCGGGCGAGCGCCAGAAGATCCAGATTGCACGGGTTCTGGCCCAGATCGACGTGCCGGAGCCCACCCGAGCGCTGTTCCTGGATGAACCCACCGCGGGGCTGGACGTGAAACATCAGCTCGAAATGCTTCGCCTGGCCCGGGACCTGGCGGCCAGGGGCGTCGCGGTCGTCGCGGTGCTGCACGACCTCGGCCTCGCGCTCGAGAGCGGAGACCGATTGATCGTGCTCTCGCGCGGACAGGTGGTCCATGTGGGGGAGAACCACGAAGGGATCGATGAAGCGCTGATCGAGGGCGTCTATCAGGTCCGCGTGCGGCGGGTGCCCGATCCGGCCGGAGGCCGGGCCCTGTGGCGCTTCCTGCACTGAACCGAGATCTCCGAGACGCGATTCGGCCCGGCTCGCCCGTGATTCTCGTGGGGCGGTGAGTCGCGAGCTTCCGGCTCAATACGACGCCAGGTTCACGACGCGCCTCACGATCTGGG
It encodes:
- a CDS encoding ABC transporter substrate-binding protein, translating into MIRLRTLRLGAALATFVVALILPGAAGAAAPPAERVVCVSKQLNEFLYAIHAQNVLVARDLTSVYPPEIQKLPSVGYHRALSAEGILSAKPMLFLTDGNVGPDAVIEQVRSVGIPVVVLHPGATPDSAQWLLAELGRRFHHEHDAEQVLKRWRAGMDSVRRDSARVVGPRPRVLFMHFGQIVNNYLGIRSGTPADLILHWAGGVNALDSLGGMSRLTPESIARAAPDVIVATDVGFDRVGSAAKFAELPGVSLTPAARNGRIYRIDETEIMYFGPRTPAAVRHLASMLHH
- a CDS encoding iron ABC transporter permease — translated: MSNRGHDTALLATLAIVLAVSLAAAACLGAYGFSPGRLFDLVAQGARWRAARDADAIDRDVLLTLRLPRVLAGALTGAILGACGAVMQGLFRNPIVEPGLTGTSAGAAFGAALVFVFGVPVFAPGASWGLLALPVVAFAGALCATLLTYRVAASFGRLHVFTLLLAGIAINAACNAGSGLLSYFARDPQARNITFWSLGTFTTASWSSVLIVALAAGVGWVGIAPDLKSLNALMLGEDEALALGVDVRRLTRRLLVLCTMMVAAATATVGVIAFVGLVVPHALRLIRGSNHEFLVPASALLGASFMLWVDVAARLVIRPGELPIGVITAVVGAPVFLLLLLRAQRAATGSADD
- a CDS encoding ABC transporter ATP-binding protein — protein: MIELRDVAYSAGGRSILDGLDLHFPAGALTVLLGPNGAGKSTTLRIAAGLLRPARGEVFYSGRPISALSTLELARRRAVLSQHAEPAFPLTAGEVVEMGRYPHYRVAPSARDRAAIDAALAAVDMVPRRNQRFSTLSAGERQKIQIARVLAQIDVPEPTRALFLDEPTAGLDVKHQLEMLRLARDLAARGVAVVAVLHDLGLALESGDRLIVLSRGQVVHVGENHEGIDEALIEGVYQVRVRRVPDPAGGRALWRFLH